Proteins encoded in a region of the Bacteroidota bacterium genome:
- a CDS encoding T9SS type A sorting domain-containing protein → MKKRRYLLFRINAHFRQIPFVKVLFLAVLMLLIYNYNSVAANIIWNNGNATNNWNDGLNWSTGAVPGSGDIALFNGTSTANCNLNGSPDVAGIDVQAAYSGTITQNAGITITVGASNFSMAAGTFTGGNSSITINGTFSLSGGNFTSTSGVLTFVGSYTKSGGTFTQNNGTVVFAATSGAATLTGSTAFYNLTFTATAANQVYTIAAGTVLTCTNTLSWTGTKGVTVNTGTIDAQGDITDSNSFTDNNNLIGGNATININGIIDQTLTGQGSIYRGALCSININKATGTLFLVSLIGVTGNWTYTQGTINYGASTIVFSASSTITGSHQLNNLTFSQTNGGVGRNYIYTIAAGTTLTVNSTLNIGDPTFGAPNSMYINTGTIDAKGNVAVYSYATTGNSGGSATIHICGTGNQNLTGQNFFFPNQGYGPLCKINIDKASGTLSLVGYIVTCSSWTYTQGTVDPGISTVMFMYSSTGPMTITGSLSLYNVTFNGSGSMFFNIATGTTITVTNTLVLSGGGGVYINTGSINAIGDINVSQSSGFGSQGTATINICGTGNQTFFGATFEGLGGTPNITINKPSGTLTLKDIINVGDNGSTTNWTYIAGTVDASTNTSKINIAASTANVTCTNGSANMSFYDLKLSNIWGTIVAATLTGDVRVSNVLSLTKGNINLNSHTLYLTNNSTGACTRTTGYIKSETTDNASKINWNVGGTTGSYIYPFATATGTYIPLTFQLTAGTAGNVAVSTYPTASNNTPYPTAPDNVTNLLKSGADNSTNAIDRFWQIDKSGPSGTATISYTYNQAEVTGGVAGNEGLLQAQRYNTSNNLWDAALPGQTADGTTNVVTEPGITQFSPRTLALSSSPLPIELLSFTARKNDDRVDLVWVTATEANNDYFTIERSANNLHFEQLATIKGAGNSTAVKEYLAEDKQPLSGVSYYKLKQTDFDGKYKYSPTVAVQISKDFIEQLFPNPTTGTFMLRLNEKKEKTILVVVLDIIGTEIYSSSVIIENGSDKVIIKPEIDIPTGIYYVVASSDDKLVKHKLVIAK, encoded by the coding sequence ATGAAGAAGAGAAGATATTTGCTTTTTAGGATCAACGCTCACTTTAGACAGATTCCTTTTGTTAAAGTGCTTTTCCTGGCAGTGTTAATGCTGCTTATTTATAATTATAATAGTGTAGCAGCTAACATAATCTGGAACAATGGCAATGCAACAAATAATTGGAACGATGGTTTAAACTGGAGCACCGGCGCTGTGCCCGGGTCCGGGGATATAGCCTTATTCAACGGTACATCCACAGCTAATTGCAATTTAAATGGAAGTCCCGATGTGGCAGGAATTGATGTACAGGCAGCTTATTCCGGCACGATCACTCAAAATGCGGGAATAACCATTACCGTTGGAGCAAGCAATTTTTCCATGGCTGCAGGTACATTTACAGGCGGGAATTCCTCCATTACTATCAATGGAACATTTTCTTTAAGCGGAGGCAATTTTACTTCTACTTCAGGTGTACTAACTTTTGTCGGCAGTTATACCAAATCAGGTGGAACGTTTACGCAGAACAATGGGACTGTTGTATTTGCTGCTACTTCAGGCGCCGCTACGCTTACGGGTTCCACTGCTTTTTACAATTTAACTTTTACAGCCACTGCTGCCAATCAGGTATATACTATTGCAGCCGGAACGGTGTTAACATGTACAAATACATTATCATGGACAGGAACCAAGGGTGTTACTGTTAATACGGGAACAATTGATGCGCAAGGTGATATTACAGACAGCAATAGTTTTACCGATAACAATAACCTCATAGGCGGGAATGCAACCATTAATATTAATGGGATAATTGATCAAACCTTAACAGGTCAAGGTTCCATATACCGCGGCGCGCTTTGCTCTATAAATATTAATAAAGCTACGGGCACACTTTTTCTGGTAAGCCTGATCGGTGTAACCGGCAACTGGACTTACACGCAGGGAACTATTAATTATGGCGCTTCTACTATCGTATTTTCCGCAAGTTCTACAATAACCGGATCTCACCAGTTAAATAATCTAACATTTTCTCAAACAAATGGTGGAGTAGGACGTAATTACATTTACACAATAGCTGCTGGAACTACGCTTACCGTGAACAGCACTTTAAATATTGGCGACCCTACTTTTGGCGCTCCCAATTCGATGTACATAAACACAGGTACCATTGACGCTAAAGGCAACGTCGCCGTTTATTCTTATGCAACTACGGGTAACAGCGGAGGCTCTGCAACCATTCATATTTGTGGAACGGGAAACCAGAATTTAACAGGACAAAATTTCTTTTTTCCAAATCAGGGATACGGACCCTTGTGTAAAATAAATATTGATAAAGCAAGCGGAACCTTATCCTTAGTTGGATATATTGTGACATGCAGCAGTTGGACCTATACACAGGGCACTGTTGATCCCGGCATATCTACCGTTATGTTTATGTATAGCTCTACCGGACCTATGACAATAACCGGATCGCTTTCACTTTACAATGTTACATTTAATGGCTCCGGATCTATGTTTTTCAATATTGCAACCGGAACAACGATAACTGTAACCAATACCCTTGTCCTGAGCGGTGGCGGAGGTGTTTATATTAATACAGGCAGTATTAATGCCATAGGTGATATTAATGTAAGTCAGTCCTCGGGTTTTGGCAGCCAGGGTACAGCAACTATTAATATTTGCGGTACCGGCAACCAAACTTTTTTCGGGGCTACCTTTGAGGGACTTGGAGGCACGCCGAACATTACTATCAATAAACCAAGCGGCACACTTACGTTAAAAGATATTATCAATGTAGGGGATAATGGATCGACTACAAATTGGACATATATCGCAGGCACGGTAGATGCCTCTACAAACACTTCAAAAATAAATATTGCCGCGAGTACGGCTAATGTTACTTGCACAAATGGATCGGCAAATATGAGTTTCTATGATCTGAAACTTTCCAATATCTGGGGTACCATAGTTGCTGCAACATTAACAGGGGATGTGCGGGTAAGTAATGTACTCAGTTTGACTAAAGGAAATATCAACCTCAATTCACATACACTTTATTTAACCAATAATTCAACAGGAGCCTGCACGCGCACAACTGGTTATATTAAAAGTGAGACAACCGATAATGCAAGTAAAATAAACTGGAACGTAGGAGGCACTACCGGCTCATACATATACCCATTTGCCACGGCAACCGGCACCTATATCCCACTCACTTTCCAACTAACCGCCGGAACTGCCGGAAACGTTGCCGTTTCAACCTACCCAACAGCATCCAATAACACACCTTATCCCACAGCACCCGATAATGTTACTAATTTGCTTAAGTCAGGTGCAGATAACAGTACAAATGCAATTGACCGCTTTTGGCAGATTGATAAAAGCGGACCGAGCGGTACAGCTACCATTAGCTATACGTATAATCAGGCTGAAGTTACCGGTGGAGTAGCAGGAAATGAAGGCTTGCTGCAAGCCCAACGATATAATACGTCCAACAATTTGTGGGATGCCGCACTGCCAGGACAAACAGCCGATGGCACTACCAATGTTGTTACAGAACCGGGTATTACACAGTTCTCCCCTCGTACACTTGCCCTGTCAAGTTCTCCTTTACCCATAGAGCTGCTTAGTTTTACAGCAAGGAAAAATGACGATCGGGTAGATTTAGTCTGGGTAACTGCAACAGAAGCAAATAACGATTATTTCACCATCGAACGCAGCGCAAATAATCTTCACTTCGAACAGCTAGCCACAATAAAAGGAGCCGGTAACAGCACTGCTGTAAAGGAATATTTAGCAGAAGACAAACAACCATTAAGTGGTGTATCTTATTACAAACTGAAGCAAACTGACTTTGACGGAAAATATAAATATTCACCTACAGTGGCTGTTCAAATTAGCAAGGACTTTATCGAGCAGTTATTTCCCAATCCTACAACGGGTACTTTTATGCTCCGGCTAAATGAAAAAAAAGAAAAAACTATACTAGTTGTGGTGCTTGATATAATTGGGACGGAAATATACAGTTCGAGTGTTATTATTGAAAATGGATCGGACAAAGTGATAATTAAACCGGAAATTGACATTCCCACTGGTATATATTATGTTGTTGCTTCATCGGATGACAAATTAGTCAAACACAAACTGGTTATCGCGAAATAA
- a CDS encoding succinate dehydrogenase/fumarate reductase iron-sulfur subunit produces MNLTLKVWRQKNSKEAGNFNTYNVTNISEDMSFLEMFDVLNEQLINKGEEPIAFDHDCREGICGTCSMYINGRAHGPAQGTTTCQLHMRKFKDGDTITVEPWRASSFPVIKDLVVDRSAFDQIISAGGFVSVNTGNAQDANNLPVPKDDADNAFAAAACIGCGACVAACKNSSAMLFVSAKVSQLALLPQGQIERETRVLNMVKAMDDEGFGNCTNTNACEAECPKEISVENIARLNREYLMANLK; encoded by the coding sequence ATGAACCTCACTCTTAAAGTCTGGAGACAAAAGAACTCTAAAGAAGCCGGAAACTTCAATACCTACAACGTAACCAACATCTCTGAGGACATGTCCTTCCTGGAAATGTTCGATGTGCTCAATGAGCAGCTCATTAATAAAGGAGAAGAACCCATCGCATTCGATCATGATTGCCGTGAAGGGATTTGCGGAACGTGCAGTATGTATATAAACGGCCGTGCTCACGGGCCGGCACAGGGTACAACCACCTGCCAGCTTCATATGCGCAAGTTTAAAGATGGCGATACAATTACAGTAGAACCCTGGAGAGCTTCTTCATTCCCGGTTATCAAAGACCTGGTAGTTGATCGCTCGGCATTTGATCAGATTATTTCAGCTGGAGGCTTTGTGTCAGTTAACACAGGCAATGCGCAAGACGCAAATAACCTTCCTGTACCAAAAGATGATGCGGACAACGCATTTGCAGCTGCAGCTTGTATCGGTTGTGGCGCATGTGTAGCGGCCTGCAAAAACTCATCGGCCATGTTATTTGTTTCCGCTAAAGTTTCTCAACTTGCTCTTTTGCCCCAGGGACAAATTGAACGGGAAACACGTGTGTTAAATATGGTAAAAGCTATGGACGACGAAGGCTTTGGAAATTGCACCAATACAAATGCCTGTGAAGCTGAATGCCCGAAAGAAATCTCTGTTGAAAATATCGCCCGATTGAACAGGGAGTATTTAATGGCGAATTTGAAATGA
- a CDS encoding S8 family serine peptidase produces MKNRHTLFFKIIVFARKIVLSKRLLIIVCACITNAMILSGQTVNENYVDGRVYIKLKNNVPLNLGIKDDPMHTDINSYPFLASLAEQFIFKSFRRPFYAAKESDVLQRTFELEFNNYADIDLLIRKLRASEIVEYVEKVPLYRSMATPNDPSYSSQWALAKIGAANAWNYSTGSSAIVVAIIDEGVQLNHPDLIANIWVNAGEIPGNNKDDDNNGYIDDVNGYDVGSNDSDPSNSGPHGTEVAGIVSAASNNGTGIASIGYSIKLMAVKASAASGSTITSGAAGLVYAASAGARVINMSYGTGAVSLTDQNAIDYAFSKGCVLVAAAGNCGICQVSYPGAYPHVIAVASTNQTDVKSSFSSIGPDVDLAAPGEGILTTNTGAGYSSPSGTSMSSPLVAGLCGLMLSLNPYLTNVDVETCLKNNADNIDAQNPSYIGQLGAGRINADKTMQCVQASLAWKPTADFIANAVSVPAGGKIIFTDQSIHKATTWNWTFTGGTPASYTGKNPPPIVYSTAGSYNVSLTVSNSNGTDTKTKSAYITVTAANGCDYINYSMIQGASPAWHPAIYGASATIPTNKDGWIMGLNGLDARKQKAQYFDASSSPYSILTRANMWVYLANSTNLSKTITINVYAADGAGNSPGTLLGSTTKTIQQCRNAIKAKQYLDIAFRPVINLPANKKFYIGIDYSNLNWTTSRDTLLIVSNSLGETKPSGVWEQRMDNSWNQMAVTGAYWAVQASLYLFPFLTNQPVVATSTVSQTTICQGAAITVDATGSLHQDTLIWYSVGGNPKISNAVSQSIIYGTAGSYKVKLFVIGGGCHELDSTVTNITVNPAPAISITSSKGTAMCSGNSTTLTASGATGSYTWSPSTGLSATSGAVVTASPTADITYSISGSTGACTGSSAIDIKIDNPVTVLVTTTPANATVCKNASLVFNASGSTHVSSYSWNFPGGSPSTSGLVSPSVSYPATGTYTATLSATNSCGTDNTYSKTITVDICTGIDPLLSSTAIYTNYNPLDKQLTIMMNGNFNTNDDKQVMIINMMGQVVYSGELIVTGTQASSVIDMSGYSQGMYAIQVSDGNRVFSNKCSVN; encoded by the coding sequence ATGAAAAATCGTCATACTTTATTCTTCAAAATAATTGTTTTTGCCCGAAAAATTGTTCTTTCAAAAAGACTGCTAATTATAGTATGTGCCTGCATAACAAATGCAATGATCTTGTCCGGCCAAACGGTAAATGAAAACTACGTTGATGGCAGAGTATATATTAAGCTGAAAAATAATGTTCCCTTGAATTTGGGAATAAAGGATGATCCTATGCATACGGATATAAATTCCTATCCTTTTTTGGCATCGCTGGCAGAACAGTTTATTTTTAAAAGCTTCCGTAGGCCCTTTTATGCCGCCAAAGAATCGGACGTATTACAACGCACTTTTGAATTGGAGTTCAATAACTATGCCGATATCGATCTGTTGATTCGTAAGTTAAGGGCTTCTGAAATTGTTGAGTATGTTGAGAAAGTACCCCTATACAGATCAATGGCTACACCGAATGATCCAAGTTACTCATCGCAATGGGCATTAGCGAAGATCGGTGCTGCAAACGCCTGGAATTATTCCACAGGCAGCTCGGCGATAGTGGTTGCAATTATCGATGAGGGCGTACAACTAAACCATCCTGATTTGATAGCTAATATATGGGTGAATGCCGGAGAAATTCCGGGTAATAATAAAGATGATGATAATAACGGATACATTGATGATGTGAATGGGTACGATGTAGGAAGCAATGATAGTGATCCTTCTAATTCCGGTCCACATGGTACCGAAGTTGCCGGAATAGTTTCTGCTGCTTCAAATAATGGTACTGGCATAGCATCCATTGGATACAGCATTAAATTAATGGCAGTAAAGGCCAGCGCAGCTTCTGGTTCAACTATAACCAGTGGAGCTGCAGGACTTGTTTATGCAGCTTCTGCGGGAGCGAGAGTTATTAATATGTCGTATGGAACTGGAGCTGTTTCACTCACCGATCAGAATGCAATAGATTACGCGTTCAGTAAAGGTTGTGTACTGGTTGCGGCAGCAGGAAATTGTGGTATTTGCCAGGTTTCCTATCCCGGAGCATACCCTCACGTTATTGCAGTAGCATCCACAAATCAGACTGATGTTAAATCTTCTTTTTCCAGCATTGGACCTGACGTGGACCTGGCGGCTCCCGGCGAAGGTATTTTAACAACAAATACCGGAGCGGGCTATTCCTCGCCGAGCGGCACTTCTATGTCATCTCCCCTAGTTGCGGGCTTGTGCGGATTGATGTTATCATTGAATCCATACCTGACTAATGTTGATGTTGAAACATGTTTGAAAAATAATGCGGACAATATTGATGCACAGAATCCTTCTTATATCGGTCAATTGGGAGCAGGCCGGATCAATGCGGATAAAACCATGCAATGTGTACAGGCTTCTCTGGCATGGAAACCGACAGCTGATTTTATAGCAAATGCTGTAAGTGTTCCGGCAGGAGGTAAAATAATATTCACGGATCAAAGCATTCATAAAGCTACTACATGGAACTGGACTTTCACCGGGGGTACACCTGCCAGTTATACTGGAAAAAATCCGCCGCCAATAGTTTATTCAACGGCGGGTTCGTATAATGTATCGTTGACGGTAAGTAATAGCAATGGAACAGATACCAAAACAAAAAGTGCATACATAACAGTTACAGCTGCCAATGGTTGTGATTATATAAATTACTCAATGATACAAGGTGCTTCTCCTGCCTGGCATCCTGCCATATATGGCGCGAGCGCAACTATTCCTACCAATAAAGATGGCTGGATAATGGGTCTCAATGGGCTGGATGCGAGAAAACAAAAGGCGCAATATTTTGATGCGTCAAGTTCTCCTTATTCAATACTTACACGCGCTAACATGTGGGTTTATCTTGCAAACTCCACTAATTTGAGCAAAACAATAACCATTAATGTGTATGCAGCAGATGGCGCAGGCAATTCACCCGGAACGCTATTGGGTTCCACAACAAAAACAATCCAACAGTGCAGAAATGCGATAAAAGCAAAACAATATTTGGATATTGCGTTCAGGCCTGTGATAAATTTACCTGCTAACAAAAAATTCTATATTGGTATTGATTATTCGAATTTGAATTGGACAACTTCCAGGGATACTTTACTGATCGTATCCAATTCGCTTGGAGAAACCAAGCCAAGCGGAGTATGGGAACAAAGAATGGATAATTCATGGAACCAGATGGCTGTGACCGGTGCGTATTGGGCCGTACAGGCATCACTGTACCTGTTTCCTTTTTTGACCAATCAACCGGTTGTAGCTACTTCAACAGTAAGCCAAACAACAATATGTCAGGGTGCGGCAATAACAGTGGATGCAACAGGATCACTTCACCAAGATACCTTGATCTGGTATAGCGTTGGAGGGAACCCTAAAATATCAAACGCTGTGTCTCAAAGTATTATTTATGGTACAGCAGGCAGTTATAAGGTGAAGCTGTTTGTAATAGGTGGCGGATGTCATGAACTTGATTCAACCGTAACAAATATAACAGTGAATCCCGCACCGGCCATTAGTATTACTTCTTCAAAGGGTACCGCAATGTGTTCTGGGAATTCCACAACACTTACTGCATCCGGAGCAACCGGTTCATACACATGGTCTCCATCCACAGGTTTGAGTGCGACCTCCGGAGCAGTTGTCACTGCTTCTCCAACTGCTGATATTACTTACAGTATATCCGGTTCAACGGGAGCTTGTACGGGATCATCGGCGATAGATATCAAAATTGACAATCCTGTTACTGTGCTTGTTACTACAACTCCTGCCAATGCAACTGTTTGCAAGAATGCTTCCCTGGTTTTTAATGCTTCGGGCAGTACGCATGTAAGTTCTTATAGCTGGAACTTCCCCGGAGGTTCGCCCTCAACATCTGGTTTGGTATCACCTTCCGTTTCCTACCCGGCCACCGGAACGTATACAGCTACCTTGTCAGCGACTAACAGCTGCGGCACTGATAATACGTATTCAAAAACAATAACTGTAGATATATGTACAGGCATTGATCCGTTGCTTTCTTCAACAGCCATTTATACTAATTATAATCCGTTAGATAAACAATTAACGATTATGATGAATGGCAATTTTAATACGAATGATGATAAACAGGTAATGATCATTAATATGATGGGACAGGTTGTCTATTCGGGAGAGCTAATAGTAACGGGAACTCAGGCTTCTTCTGTAATTGATATGTCAGGGTATTCACAAGGTATGTATGCCATTCAGGTTTCGGATGGGAACCGCGTGTTTAGTAATAAATGTTCGGTAAATTAA
- a CDS encoding T9SS type A sorting domain-containing protein yields MKPFYKLLFAIFLAANFTFSTAQCLLLNVPLEKRIAESDIIIEGKVISKTSFWNEDKSRIYTSNIIELYKVFKGEISSEKIEMISDGGVVGDTWVKVNPGVELGIGETGIFLCNFYTNNSIATNKSVSYIPNCLSLGFIKYNLAELSAADVFTRYSDIKTKLYDFISQKTALSVIDYNKFNLQALQNNRAAKKQAAAAAITSFSPTTISAGSKSILTIKGSGFGATRGSNYVGFANADDGGKTWADLYDASVTFDNLYYVKWTDTEIQVYVPNRESAGGSKLVFAGTGKISVVVNTVRTVSSDTLNIKWALYEHPFTDGFSQVVHTNVNGKGGYTIHLNTAFAGNAAAVAAYTRALKNWSCATGINWDLGSNTASTTSAVDTIITVRFGNPGELPPGTMGIATSTYKTSCGTGNTRRYYLMGFDHVFTNQPSDGTNNYAWQFGPAPATNSEVDFESIVLHEFGHAHQFGHIIRPKYTMNYAVTPGETTRTIHPELVEGGNVNCAASFATPICNPTNPGPMIRSALVGATITPSADKTICSGISTTLTVSGNADSYSWSPSTGLNTTTGTSVVASPIVTTTYKITALKGASCSATSNIKVSVNQANATVGSDGAICSGDVFTLQATGGGTYTWSPATGLSSTTVANPDASPANTTTYTVTVTATNGCSANSTVSVSVFPAPPKPVITRNGNVLTSTSIDVFMYEWYKNGNIISGASNQSYTMTGSGSYYVVVTNADGCSSTSSPFLLTGIDEFSSKNIVTGYFDEIIGEIILKIYSPVKEKYIAELYNIAGQQLSHTDCGERSGTFTERIPANDLAKGIYIISIKAEGNGIKSYKKIIVE; encoded by the coding sequence ATGAAACCTTTCTACAAGCTTTTATTTGCAATTTTCCTGGCAGCGAATTTTACATTCTCTACTGCACAATGTCTTTTGTTAAATGTTCCTTTGGAAAAAAGAATTGCCGAGTCGGATATAATTATTGAGGGAAAGGTAATTAGTAAAACTTCATTCTGGAACGAGGATAAAAGCCGTATATATACTTCAAATATAATTGAGCTGTATAAAGTATTTAAAGGCGAGATTAGTTCAGAAAAAATAGAAATGATATCTGATGGAGGCGTAGTTGGTGATACTTGGGTTAAGGTAAACCCTGGTGTAGAGCTGGGTATAGGAGAAACCGGCATTTTTCTTTGCAACTTTTACACAAACAACTCTATTGCAACAAATAAATCCGTTAGCTACATCCCGAATTGCTTATCGCTGGGTTTTATAAAATACAACCTTGCTGAACTCAGCGCGGCTGATGTTTTTACCCGATATTCAGATATTAAAACCAAACTGTATGATTTCATAAGTCAAAAAACTGCGTTATCAGTTATTGATTATAACAAGTTTAATTTGCAAGCGTTGCAAAATAACAGGGCTGCAAAGAAGCAAGCTGCCGCAGCTGCTATAACTTCATTCTCTCCAACAACAATTTCAGCGGGATCCAAATCTATTCTTACTATAAAAGGATCGGGGTTTGGGGCAACGAGAGGATCAAATTACGTGGGATTTGCAAATGCGGACGATGGAGGTAAAACATGGGCCGATCTGTATGATGCATCTGTTACCTTTGATAATTTATACTATGTTAAATGGACCGATACCGAAATACAGGTTTACGTACCTAACAGGGAGTCCGCAGGCGGATCAAAATTAGTTTTTGCAGGAACAGGTAAGATCAGTGTTGTAGTAAACACTGTCAGAACGGTTAGTTCCGATACATTGAATATAAAATGGGCGCTTTATGAACATCCTTTTACCGATGGCTTTTCTCAGGTTGTTCATACTAACGTCAATGGAAAGGGTGGTTATACCATTCATCTGAACACAGCTTTTGCAGGAAATGCGGCCGCTGTTGCCGCATATACCAGGGCTTTAAAAAACTGGTCGTGTGCTACGGGTATTAATTGGGATTTAGGATCCAACACGGCGAGCACCACCTCTGCAGTTGACACAATTATCACTGTAAGGTTTGGCAACCCGGGCGAATTACCTCCAGGCACGATGGGCATAGCCACTTCCACTTACAAAACATCCTGTGGTACAGGAAACACCCGTCGATATTACCTGATGGGCTTTGACCATGTATTTACCAATCAACCCAGCGATGGAACAAACAACTATGCCTGGCAATTCGGGCCTGCACCGGCTACTAATTCGGAAGTTGACTTTGAATCGATAGTTCTTCACGAATTCGGACATGCGCACCAGTTTGGACATATTATACGGCCAAAGTATACTATGAATTATGCGGTTACTCCCGGCGAAACTACACGCACAATACATCCTGAATTAGTAGAAGGAGGAAACGTAAACTGCGCAGCGAGTTTTGCTACACCAATTTGTAATCCAACTAACCCGGGCCCAATGATCAGGTCTGCGTTGGTTGGAGCAACCATCACTCCGTCCGCTGATAAAACGATATGTTCGGGAATTTCAACTACGCTTACTGTGAGTGGAAATGCCGACAGCTATTCCTGGTCTCCATCAACTGGTTTAAATACAACTACCGGAACCAGTGTAGTTGCTTCCCCAATTGTAACCACCACCTATAAAATAACAGCCCTCAAAGGCGCTTCTTGTTCAGCAACTTCAAACATAAAAGTATCCGTAAACCAGGCGAATGCAACCGTAGGCTCCGATGGAGCTATTTGCAGCGGAGATGTTTTTACACTGCAAGCCACCGGCGGCGGTACGTATACCTGGTCACCGGCAACAGGATTAAGCTCCACAACCGTCGCCAATCCTGATGCAAGCCCGGCTAATACTACCACCTATACCGTAACAGTTACTGCTACAAATGGTTGTTCCGCCAATTCCACTGTTTCTGTTTCAGTATTCCCTGCACCTCCCAAGCCTGTTATTACACGGAACGGAAATGTGCTTACTTCAACCAGTATCGATGTCTTCATGTATGAATGGTATAAGAACGGGAATATTATATCCGGCGCCAGCAACCAAAGCTATACAATGACCGGCTCAGGCTCCTATTATGTTGTAGTAACCAATGCCGATGGCTGTTCCAGCACCTCTTCGCCTTTTCTGCTTACAGGTATTGATGAATTTTCCTCAAAAAATATTGTTACTGGCTATTTTGACGAAATTATTGGAGAAATTATACTAAAAATATATTCTCCGGTGAAAGAGAAGTATATTGCAGAGTTATATAATATTGCAGGACAACAGCTTAGCCATACCGATTGTGGAGAGCGTTCGGGAACGTTTACCGAACGAATACCGGCAAATGATTTAGCAAAAGGAATATATATCATCTCCATTAAAGCTGAAGGTAACGGGATAAAATCATACAAAAAAATAATAGTGGAATAA
- a CDS encoding four helix bundle protein, which produces MSQIKSFEDLNCWKAGTEVRRCIMKMVRKFPPEEKYALTDDMRRASRSVTHNIAEGYGRFHFKDNIRFCRHSKGSLFELVDQLITALDENYITPEEYKSTKELIETTLRLLNGYTNYLGSAVSKSDIVSDIAIEYTQTTDN; this is translated from the coding sequence ATGAGTCAAATAAAGTCATTTGAAGATTTGAATTGCTGGAAAGCAGGTACTGAAGTGAGAAGATGTATCATGAAAATGGTACGCAAATTTCCACCGGAGGAAAAATACGCATTGACTGATGACATGAGGAGAGCTTCCCGCTCAGTTACACACAATATTGCAGAAGGATATGGAAGGTTTCATTTCAAAGACAATATTCGCTTTTGCCGCCATAGCAAAGGCTCCTTATTCGAGTTGGTCGATCAGTTAATTACTGCTTTGGATGAAAATTACATAACACCTGAAGAATATAAATCAACTAAAGAATTAATCGAAACTACTTTAAGATTATTAAATGGATATACAAACTATTTAGGAAGCGCTGTGTCTAAATCCGATATAGTGTCGGATATAGCAATAGAGTATACCCAAACAACAGACAACTAA